The following are from one region of the Halarcobacter sp. genome:
- a CDS encoding iron ABC transporter permease produces the protein MKNIAYIISVFLIVLSPFFGESSISFNEIFDSNTTSHMIFWDLRVPRIVLAFFVGAILSLSGLIFQTIFKNILITPYTLGIASGTTLFTALSIVFLPTFALYISGIVGSFITIMVLYLISRIINKNSLLASTNSILLVGIALSFFYSSALMLVFFLSTLQENYTIVRFTLGSLDIVGFNTPIIVFIVAILFLYFVYRFKSEIKLLLVSNDMAFLKGINVNRVNLTLLILVSIAVGVSISFVGPIGFIGLIIPHTIRLIYKKSAHKLIFPVFFYGGVFLVISDLIARNLNTASSMPIGVVTSFIGAPFFVYLLIKRNTKNN, from the coding sequence ATGAAAAATATTGCATATATAATATCTGTATTTTTGATAGTTTTATCTCCATTTTTTGGTGAAAGTAGTATCTCTTTTAATGAAATCTTTGATTCAAATACAACTTCACATATGATATTTTGGGACTTAAGGGTTCCAAGAATAGTTTTAGCCTTTTTTGTAGGAGCTATTTTAAGTCTTAGCGGACTTATCTTTCAAACAATTTTTAAAAATATTTTGATTACTCCTTATACTTTAGGAATAGCGAGTGGAACTACACTTTTTACAGCTTTATCAATTGTATTTCTACCTACCTTTGCTTTATATATCTCAGGAATAGTTGGTTCTTTTATTACTATTATGGTTTTATATTTGATTTCAAGAATTATAAATAAAAACTCACTGTTAGCCTCTACAAACTCTATTTTGCTTGTAGGGATTGCTTTATCTTTCTTTTATTCTTCAGCTCTTATGTTAGTATTCTTTTTAAGTACCTTACAAGAGAATTATACGATTGTACGGTTTACTTTAGGTAGTCTAGATATTGTGGGGTTTAATACACCTATTATTGTTTTTATTGTTGCAATTTTGTTTTTATATTTTGTATATAGATTTAAATCTGAAATTAAACTTCTTTTAGTATCTAATGATATGGCTTTTTTAAAGGGTATAAATGTAAATAGAGTTAATCTAACGCTGTTAATACTAGTATCTATTGCTGTTGGGGTTAGTATCAGTTTTGTTGGACCTATTGGCTTTATAGGACTTATTATTCCACACACCATAAGACTTATCTATAAAAAGAGTGCACATAAGCTTATATTTCCTGTATTTTTCTACGGGGGAGTATTTTTAGTAATCTCAGATTTAATTGCTAGAAACCTAAATACAGCTTCAAGTATGCCTATTGGCGTTGTAACTTCATTTATTGGAGCGCCATTCTTTGTATATCTTCTAATAAAAAGAAATACTAAGAATAACTAA
- a CDS encoding ATP-binding cassette domain-containing protein — MLSISNYSNHILENVSFTLNEKEDLIILGENGAGKSTLSKVLSYLIKNNSVTIFDENISKIEDKKRVEYINYIPSTLEVFDEYITVYEFLELCFIDKIQKKRIDEVISLIGIEEIKNRPCKELSSGEQKLLLLASSMIHNAKITIFDELTANMDISRVKEVYTLFKMPYLQQKIIITHNLDLAFHLKYKILYLNEGKIKFFGTSEEFFSKENLDKFYNSSLKIVNNHLVVNL; from the coding sequence ATGTTAAGCATAAGTAACTATTCAAACCATATTTTAGAAAATGTAAGTTTTACACTAAATGAAAAGGAGGACTTAATAATTCTTGGTGAAAATGGTGCAGGGAAGTCTACTTTATCGAAAGTTTTATCATATCTAATAAAAAATAACAGCGTTACAATCTTTGATGAAAATATTTCAAAAATTGAAGACAAAAAAAGAGTTGAATATATTAACTATATACCTTCTACTCTAGAGGTTTTTGATGAATATATTACTGTATATGAATTTTTAGAATTATGTTTCATAGATAAAATTCAGAAAAAAAGAATTGATGAAGTAATATCTTTGATTGGAATAGAAGAGATTAAAAATAGACCTTGCAAAGAGCTAAGTAGTGGAGAACAAAAGCTTTTATTATTAGCTTCAAGTATGATTCATAATGCAAAAATAACTATATTTGATGAGTTAACTGCAAATATGGATATTTCTAGGGTAAAAGAGGTTTACACACTTTTTAAAATGCCATATCTACAACAAAAGATAATTATTACCCATAATCTTGATTTAGCTTTTCATTTAAAGTATAAAATACTTTATTTAAATGAGGGTAAGATAAAATTTTTCGGAACTTCTGAAGAGTTTTTTTCAAAAGAAAATTTGGATAAGTTTTATAATAGCTCTTTAAAAATTGTAAATAATCATTTGGTGGTAAACTTATGA
- a CDS encoding ABC transporter substrate-binding protein encodes MKKFLFVLGLISNLIAGERIVALSPSLNEIVFALGSGKDIVANTLHSDYPEESKNILKVGGYSTISLEKILLSKPTLVFTQDYDEKLLKNLESLNLNYYSFKTDNLESIQNTILKIGNILNKQSRAEAIIEEINTNLDSLKNIIKDKKIMVVISPRLDLNRSVYISGNNLYFNDIIKYSGNKNAYQSKSKSQPVVNIEKIINMNPDIVVLLAPFMHSQSLTKEQLKSSWKKLPINASKSDNIYVIDKDYAGIPSNRVNYFIQDFKKILENVKHK; translated from the coding sequence ATGAAAAAGTTTTTATTTGTATTAGGTTTAATTTCTAATTTAATAGCAGGAGAGAGAATAGTTGCTCTCTCCCCTTCATTAAACGAAATAGTATTTGCTTTAGGAAGTGGTAAAGATATTGTCGCAAATACTTTACATAGTGATTATCCAGAAGAATCAAAAAATATATTAAAAGTTGGTGGATACTCAACTATCTCTTTGGAAAAAATACTTTTATCAAAACCAACTTTGGTTTTTACTCAAGATTATGATGAAAAGTTATTAAAAAATTTAGAGAGTTTGAATCTAAATTATTATAGTTTTAAAACAGATAATTTAGAATCAATACAAAATACAATATTAAAGATTGGTAATATATTAAATAAACAAAGTAGGGCAGAGGCTATTATAGAAGAGATTAATACAAATCTTGATAGTTTAAAAAATATCATAAAAGATAAAAAGATAATGGTTGTAATAAGCCCAAGATTAGATTTAAATAGATCTGTTTATATTTCTGGAAACAATCTTTATTTTAATGATATTATAAAATACTCTGGAAATAAAAATGCCTATCAATCTAAATCAAAAAGCCAGCCTGTAGTAAATATTGAAAAAATAATAAATATGAATCCTGATATAGTAGTTTTATTGGCACCTTTTATGCATTCTCAAAGCCTAACAAAAGAGCAATTAAAAAGCTCATGGAAAAAACTTCCTATAAATGCAAGTAAAAGTGACAATATATATGTAATAGATAAAGATTATGCTGGGATTCCTAGCAATAGAGTAAACTATTTTATTCAAGATTTTAAAAAGATATTAGAAAATGTTAAGCATAAGTAA
- a CDS encoding TonB-dependent receptor domain-containing protein: MENKKLTTSLVAGLLLATNLFSQELSTITIVSATKSEQSIKDITSNVDVLTKEEIEERHFVSVVDALNSLPGITFTRNGGLGSTTSLSLRGSSNNRTLILIDGVKFKDHSSLDGTDLSSLMITDIERIEVIKGAQSGVWGADAAAGVVNIITKEAKDGFHGFVSTELGSFSTQKLASQLSYRNEKFDLKLDAQRIESDSFSSQALRNQYLDALEDDEYKNTTISLKGNYYINNSSRFSFSVVDIDSLKDYDSSGPNDNLMKNDSRTKIYNLGFDKKYKNHDISLSLEKTKTKRDQIGTTWGVKLTDNETTNVELSDNITYSDRDFLLLGMGISKDELDFSRADGTSNSASNQTKYLYATNTNYFGDLILTESLRYDTFDNFDNKLTGKVGAKYNFTPKFSLFANVGTSYSVPLLIKNVNPWGKENFDIEPESSKSYDIGFEYENLKVTYFNQKVDDLIDWFDPTPLNYFNNDAVYANQEGTTKIKGLEISYKRDFLDDFLLTLSYTRLSAKNQDNEYLRRRPKDDFKFGLDYYGFKNLHLNINGEYIGDRYSQDDKKGTQTGRYTVWNAVANYTITKDLTGFVKLENMFDKYYQEIDGYATSPRSVTAGLKYSF; this comes from the coding sequence ATGGAAAACAAAAAATTAACTACAAGTCTAGTTGCTGGACTATTATTAGCAACAAATCTTTTTTCACAAGAATTATCAACAATCACAATCGTAAGTGCTACAAAGTCTGAGCAATCTATCAAAGATATTACTTCAAATGTAGATGTTTTAACAAAAGAAGAGATAGAAGAGAGACACTTTGTTTCTGTTGTTGATGCTTTAAATTCATTACCAGGAATTACATTTACAAGAAATGGTGGATTGGGAAGTACAACATCTTTGAGTTTAAGAGGTTCTAGCAATAATAGAACACTTATTTTAATAGATGGAGTAAAATTTAAAGATCATTCAAGTTTAGATGGAACTGACCTTTCAAGTCTAATGATAACAGATATCGAAAGAATTGAAGTAATCAAAGGTGCACAAAGTGGAGTTTGGGGAGCTGATGCAGCTGCTGGTGTAGTAAACATTATTACAAAAGAAGCAAAAGATGGTTTTCATGGTTTTGTTTCAACAGAACTAGGAAGTTTTTCAACTCAAAAACTTGCTTCTCAATTATCATATAGAAATGAAAAATTTGATTTGAAACTTGATGCACAAAGAATTGAATCAGATAGCTTTTCATCTCAAGCTTTAAGAAACCAGTATTTAGATGCACTAGAGGATGATGAGTATAAAAATACTACTATTAGTTTAAAGGGTAATTACTATATCAATAATTCGTCAAGATTTAGCTTTTCAGTAGTTGATATTGATTCTTTAAAAGATTATGATAGCAGTGGACCAAACGATAATCTTATGAAAAATGATTCAAGAACTAAAATTTATAATTTAGGTTTTGATAAAAAATATAAAAATCATGATATCTCTCTTAGTTTAGAAAAAACAAAAACAAAAAGGGACCAAATAGGTACAACTTGGGGTGTTAAATTAACAGACAATGAAACTACAAATGTGGAACTATCTGATAATATCACATATTCTGATAGAGATTTTTTATTGTTAGGAATGGGTATTAGTAAAGATGAATTAGATTTTTCAAGAGCAGATGGTACATCTAATTCTGCTTCAAATCAAACTAAATATTTATATGCAACAAATACTAATTATTTTGGAGATTTAATTTTAACAGAGTCTTTAAGATATGACACTTTTGATAACTTTGATAACAAATTAACAGGAAAAGTAGGGGCAAAATATAACTTTACTCCTAAGTTTTCTTTATTTGCAAATGTAGGAACTTCGTATAGTGTTCCTTTATTAATCAAAAATGTAAACCCTTGGGGGAAAGAAAATTTTGATATTGAGCCAGAATCAAGCAAATCTTATGATATTGGATTTGAGTATGAAAACTTAAAAGTTACATATTTTAATCAAAAAGTTGATGATCTTATAGATTGGTTTGACCCAACTCCTTTAAACTATTTTAACAATGATGCAGTATATGCAAACCAAGAGGGTACAACTAAAATCAAAGGTCTTGAAATCTCATATAAAAGAGATTTCTTAGATGATTTCTTATTAACACTTAGTTACACAAGATTAAGTGCAAAAAATCAAGACAATGAATACTTAAGAAGAAGACCAAAAGATGACTTCAAATTTGGATTAGATTATTATGGATTTAAAAATTTACATTTAAATATCAATGGTGAATATATTGGTGATAGATATAGCCAAGATGATAAAAAAGGAACACAAACTGGAAGATACACAGTTTGGAATGCTGTTGCAAACTATACAATTACTAAAGATTTAACAGGTTTCGTTAAACTGGAGAATATGTTTGATAAATATTATCAAGAGATAGATGGATATGCAACTAGTCCAAGAAGTGTTACAGCAGGATTAAAGTATAGTTTCTAG
- a CDS encoding sulfite exporter TauE/SafE family protein, giving the protein MESISILTIISIAFLGSFGHCIGMCGGIVVAYSSTKIDNGWSKTRQSISHILYSFGRITTYVILGFIFGFVGGVVTFDNVTSGILLVTTGVLMILVGLSLSGKLKFLTSLEYSVSKSKLYQQTFRSLVGSDSLTSFYLLGMLNGLLPCGFVYVFAITAASTGSPIWGAFVMLIFGLSTLPAMFSLGFFVGIFKQIALRNLFINIASILVILFGIYIIHSGYEYLTDPNKSILSCHI; this is encoded by the coding sequence ATGGAAAGTATAAGTATATTAACAATTATTTCGATAGCCTTTTTAGGTTCATTTGGTCATTGTATTGGTATGTGTGGAGGGATTGTTGTTGCATATTCTAGTACAAAAATAGACAATGGCTGGTCTAAGACTAGACAATCTATCTCTCATATTTTATATTCATTTGGAAGAATCACTACTTATGTTATCTTAGGGTTTATCTTTGGATTTGTAGGTGGTGTTGTTACTTTTGATAATGTTACTAGTGGAATATTACTTGTTACAACAGGTGTATTGATGATATTAGTTGGTTTATCTCTCAGTGGAAAGTTGAAATTTCTTACCTCTTTAGAGTATTCTGTTTCTAAATCTAAACTTTATCAACAAACTTTTAGATCTTTAGTTGGCTCTGATTCTTTAACAAGTTTTTATCTTCTTGGGATGTTAAATGGATTATTGCCTTGTGGTTTTGTTTATGTTTTTGCAATAACAGCTGCTAGTACAGGTAGTCCTATTTGGGGTGCTTTTGTTATGTTAATATTTGGATTAAGTACACTTCCTGCAATGTTTTCTTTAGGATTTTTTGTTGGAATATTTAAACAAATAGCCCTTAGAAACTTGTTTATAAATATAGCATCTATATTAGTTATACTTTTTGGAATTTATATAATTCATAGTGGCTATGAGTATTTAACAGATCCAAACAAATCGATATTAAGTTGTCATATCTAA